The Sulfurimonas sp. genome includes the window ACTCAGGTTAAATCAAACAGATTTTGCTAAAAAACTCAATAGTACACAGGGTCAAATTTCTAGTTATGAGAAAGGGCAAGTAGAACCTCCGCTAAAAATAATTATAAACATGAATAAAATATTTAATGTAAATATTAATTGGTTAATAACTGGTAAAGGCGAGATATTTATTCAAGACTGTAATGGCATTAATGTTAATCATTGTAGTAATGTAGCAATAAACGGTTTTATCAAAGTGAATACAAATGACTACGCAGATAGTGAAGAGATTCAGGAGCTTCTTGAACTTCTAAAAGAAGTTCCTAAGTCTTGGATTGATAAAATCTTAATTAAACTAAAAAAACAACTTCAAGCTTTTGACGAAGAGTTTTAAATAAAAAAAGGATAACAATATGAAAATAGTAAAAATAGGATTAATAATATTAAGTTTATTATTGAGTTTAAATGCACAAACAGCCGATAGATTGACAGATGAAAATATAGCATTTATATATGAGTCGAGAGCTGACCTCCCTATAACGAATGAGAACCTTGTAAAGACCTTATCACAAGAATATAAAAATGCTCGTGACGAATTTACTCAATACGAATTAATGAAAAAAATCAAACCTGTATTTAAAAAGAAGCTCACTGATGCAAAAGCTAACAATAGTTATTTTGTAAAAGTTGGTTCTACAC containing:
- a CDS encoding helix-turn-helix transcriptional regulator is translated as MNINSNILNIRKELRLNQTDFAKKLNSTQGQISSYEKGQVEPPLKIIINMNKIFNVNINWLITGKGEIFIQDCNGINVNHCSNVAINGFIKVNTNDYADSEEIQELLELLKEVPKSWIDKILIKLKKQLQAFDEEF